One segment of Panicum virgatum strain AP13 chromosome 3K, P.virgatum_v5, whole genome shotgun sequence DNA contains the following:
- the LOC120698785 gene encoding endo-1,3;1,4-beta-D-glucanase-like → MASSHCFENPPALNPAGGVGEVVDDFGGMKAYVAGSAGSKAAVVLVSDAFGFEAPNLRKIADKVASSGYFVVVPDFLHGDPYDHSNPNNPGMWMQSHNPQKAFEEAKPVIAAIKEKGVPNIGAAGYCWGAKVVVELAKVHEIQAAVLLHPSLITVDDIKDVKCPISILGAEIDKLSPPELLKQFEQVLSANSGVDHVVKIFPGVAHGWAVRYSDEDAAAVSSADEALQDMSHWFNKYLK, encoded by the exons ATGGCCAGCTCGCACTGCTTTGAGAACCCGCCGGCGCTGAACCCGGCCGGCGGAGTCGGCGAGGTCGTCGATGACTTCGGCGGGATGAAGGCCTACGTCGCCGGCTCCGCGGGGTCCAAAGCCGCTGTCGTCCTCGTCTCCGACGCCTTCG GGTTCGAAGCGCCAAACCTGAG GAAGATAGCCGACAAAGTTGCTTCGTCTGGTTACTTTGTTGTGGTGCCAGATTTCCTGCATGGGGATCCATATGACCACAGCAACCCCAACAATCCTGGAATGTGGATGCAATCACATAATCCG CAAAAAGCATTTGAAGAGGCAAAACCAGTAATTGCTGCTATAAAGGAGAAGGGAGTGCCGAACATAGGGGCTGCTGGCTATTGTTGGGGTG CAAAGGTGGTTGTCGAGCTGGCAAAAGTTCATGAGATCCAGGCTGCTGTATTGTTACATCCTTCTTTAATAACTGTTGATGACATCAAAG ATGTCAAATGTCCCATTTCTATACTTGGAGCTGAAATCGACAAGTTATCCCCGCCTGAATTGTTAAAGCAGTTTGAGCAGGTTCTTTCAGCTAACTCGGGG GTCGACCACGTTGTCAAGATTTTTCCCGGAGTAGCGCATGGGTGGGCTGTGAGATACAGCGATGAAGACGCAGCAGCTGTCAGTAGTGCTGATGAAGCTCTGCAAGACATGAGCCACTGGTTTAACAAGTACCTAAAGTGA